From the genome of Nakamurella flavida:
GAGCACATCGGCCGCCACGGCACCGGTCACACCGAGGCCATCGTCACCGGGTCGCTGACCTCCGCCCAGGCGTTCACCGCCCGGGTCGACGCGGCGGCCGTCATGGTCAACGCCTCGACCGCGTTCACCGACGGCGGCGAGTTCGGCTTCGGCGCCGAGATCGGCATCTCCACCCAGAAACTGCACGCCCGGGGGCCGATGGGCCTGGCCGAGCTGACCAGCAGCAAGTACGTCGTCACCGGGACCGGTCAGACGCGGGACGCCTCGTGACGACCGCGACCCGGCCCACCGGCCGCCGGATCGGCGTCATGGGTGGCACCTTCGACCCGATCCACCACGGGCACCTGGTGGCCGCCTCGGAGGTGGCGCACCGGTTCGACCTGGACGAGGTGGTGTTCGTCCCCACCGGTCAGCCGTACCAGAAGAGCCGGGTCAGCCCGGCCGAGCACCGTTATCTGATGGCGGTCATCGCCACCGCCGCCAACCCCCGGTTCACCGTGTCCCGGGTCGACATCGAACGCCCCGGGCCGACCTACACCCGGGACACCCTGCGGGACCTGCGCACGGCCGAGCCCGACGCGCAGTGGTTCTTCATCACCGGCGCCGACGCCCTGAACGCGATCACCGGGTGGAAGGACGTCGGCGAGGTGTTCGGCATGG
Proteins encoded in this window:
- the nadD gene encoding nicotinate-nucleotide adenylyltransferase — encoded protein: MTTATRPTGRRIGVMGGTFDPIHHGHLVAASEVAHRFDLDEVVFVPTGQPYQKSRVSPAEHRYLMAVIATAANPRFTVSRVDIERPGPTYTRDTLRDLRTAEPDAQWFFITGADALNAITGWKDVGEVFGMAHFIGVTRPGFEIDLADIALPDNSVTLIEIPAMAISSTDCRQRVGRGAPVWYLVPDGVVQYIGKHGLYAPTSDHPGHPRTTPIATVDHGGVPAGRETTSRSIEGEL